In Arthrobacter sp. PAMC25284, a single genomic region encodes these proteins:
- a CDS encoding ABC transporter ATP-binding protein produces the protein MSSDLTASTDAVHPVAERLHVAGLHAPTDAVLSVRDLNVRFNTENGVVHAVRGIDFDLLPGKTLGIVGESGSGKSVTSMAVMGLLPTTAQVTGSVRLLGQELLGLSDKAMCRHRGKELAMVFQDPLSSLTPVYTVGSQIIEALTVHNPGMSTQAKTARAAELLAMVGIASPQARLKSFPHEFSGGMRQRVMIAIAIANNPRVLIADEPTTALDVTIQAQVLEVLHKAQEETGAAVVMITHDLGVVAGMADDIMVMYAGKPVENGTVDDIYYRPRMPYTMGLLGAVPRVDAAEKTSLVPIDGIPPNLVHTPTGCSFAPRCPLASDACLHGEPALRPVPGSDGHKAACIKTDSLGDVDVREVFAAPPVPVSRFDATPRDERKTVLELRDVRKHFPLLKGSLIKRRIGTVKAVDGLSFDIREGECFSIVGESGCGKTTTLLEIMEFHKDQDGEVVIGGLSNKSAVDSNAKAAMRRQLQMVFQDPTGALDPRFTVYEVLAEPLENAGMSKPAIRTRIMELMKLVGLQPDHVNRFPNQFSGGQRQRIGIARALAVNPKLVVLDEPVSALDVSVQAGVINLLDELRAELGLSYLMVAHDLSVVRHISNRVAVMYLGKIVEIGDVDAIFDNPRHPYTRALLSAIPIPDPRLERSRERIILDGDLPSPLDAPAGCNFASRCPVFAALPADRQEKCLTLEPPLESEASLAADPPDQQFACFFPDGPLDADLLVVHQTD, from the coding sequence ATGAGCAGCGACCTCACCGCCAGCACCGACGCCGTCCATCCCGTGGCAGAACGGCTCCACGTCGCCGGGCTGCACGCCCCCACGGACGCCGTACTGTCCGTCCGGGACCTGAACGTCCGCTTCAACACCGAAAACGGTGTGGTGCATGCCGTCCGCGGCATCGACTTCGATCTGCTGCCGGGGAAGACCCTCGGCATCGTGGGTGAATCCGGCTCCGGCAAGTCCGTCACGTCCATGGCCGTTATGGGCCTGCTCCCCACCACCGCGCAGGTCACGGGCTCGGTCCGGCTCCTGGGCCAGGAACTGCTGGGCCTGAGCGACAAAGCCATGTGCCGGCACCGCGGCAAAGAACTGGCCATGGTGTTTCAGGATCCGCTGTCCTCGCTGACGCCGGTCTACACCGTCGGCAGCCAGATCATCGAGGCGCTGACGGTCCACAATCCGGGTATGAGCACGCAGGCCAAGACGGCCCGCGCCGCGGAGCTCCTGGCCATGGTGGGGATTGCGAGCCCGCAGGCGCGGCTCAAGTCCTTCCCGCACGAATTCTCCGGCGGCATGCGGCAGCGGGTCATGATCGCCATCGCGATCGCCAACAACCCCAGGGTGCTCATAGCCGATGAGCCGACGACGGCGCTGGACGTCACCATTCAAGCCCAGGTGCTTGAGGTACTGCATAAAGCGCAGGAGGAGACCGGCGCCGCCGTCGTGATGATCACCCACGACCTCGGCGTGGTGGCCGGGATGGCTGACGACATTATGGTCATGTACGCTGGCAAACCCGTCGAGAACGGCACCGTGGATGACATCTACTACCGGCCGCGCATGCCGTACACCATGGGACTGCTCGGAGCCGTACCCCGGGTGGACGCGGCGGAAAAAACCTCCCTCGTGCCGATCGACGGCATCCCGCCGAACCTCGTCCACACGCCCACGGGTTGCTCGTTCGCCCCGCGCTGCCCGCTCGCCAGCGACGCCTGCCTGCACGGGGAGCCCGCACTGCGGCCGGTGCCGGGAAGCGACGGGCATAAAGCGGCCTGCATCAAAACAGATTCCCTCGGCGATGTGGATGTCCGCGAGGTCTTCGCCGCCCCGCCCGTGCCCGTGTCCCGGTTCGACGCGACCCCGCGGGACGAGCGCAAGACCGTGCTGGAGCTCCGGGACGTCAGGAAGCATTTCCCGCTCCTGAAAGGCTCCTTGATCAAGCGCCGGATCGGGACCGTCAAAGCCGTGGATGGACTGAGCTTCGACATCCGCGAAGGCGAGTGCTTCTCGATCGTCGGCGAATCCGGCTGCGGCAAGACCACCACACTGCTCGAAATCATGGAGTTCCACAAAGACCAGGATGGCGAGGTGGTGATCGGCGGGCTCAGCAACAAATCGGCCGTCGACTCCAATGCCAAGGCCGCCATGCGCCGGCAGTTGCAAATGGTCTTCCAGGACCCAACCGGAGCCCTGGACCCGCGGTTCACGGTGTACGAGGTCCTGGCCGAGCCGCTGGAAAACGCCGGCATGTCCAAGCCGGCGATCCGGACGCGAATCATGGAGCTGATGAAGCTCGTGGGTCTGCAGCCGGACCACGTGAACCGGTTCCCCAATCAGTTCTCCGGCGGACAACGCCAGCGCATCGGCATCGCCCGCGCCTTGGCGGTAAACCCCAAACTGGTAGTTCTCGATGAACCCGTGTCCGCCCTCGACGTCTCGGTCCAGGCCGGCGTCATCAACCTGCTGGACGAACTCCGGGCCGAACTGGGACTGAGCTACCTCATGGTTGCCCACGATCTGTCCGTCGTGCGCCACATCTCCAACCGGGTGGCCGTGATGTATCTGGGCAAGATTGTGGAGATCGGCGACGTCGACGCCATCTTCGACAATCCCCGCCATCCGTACACCAGGGCCTTGCTCTCCGCGATCCCGATCCCGGATCCCCGGCTGGAGCGCAGCCGCGAACGCATCATCCTCGACGGCGACCTGCCGTCGCCGCTGGACGCGCCGGCAGGCTGCAATTTCGCCTCCCGCTGCCCGGTGTTCGCCGCGCTTCCGGCTGACAGGCAGGAGAAGTGCCTCACGCTGGAGCCGCCGCTGGAGTCCGAAGCAAGCCTGGCTGCGGACCCCCCGGACCAGCAGTTCGCGTGTTTCTTTCCCGACGGACCGCTCGACGCGGATCTGCTCGTGGTCCACCAAACCGACTGA